Proteins encoded by one window of Simiduia curdlanivorans:
- the leuB gene encoding 3-isopropylmalate dehydrogenase produces MTKKILVLPGDGIGPEIIAEARKVLDKVNAQFDLGLEFEQGLMGGCSIDACGVPLSDETLARAAAADAILLGAVGGPKWDKLDRAIRPEKGLLKMRSSLQLFANLRPAIMYPQLADASSLKPEIVSGLDILIVRELTGGIYFGEPRGIRTLENGEREGFNTYKYSESEIERIGRNAFEMAMKRNKRLCSVDKANVLEATVLWREVMDRLAPEYPEVSLSHMYVDNAAMQLVKAPKQFDVMVTGNMFGDILSDAAAMLTGSIGMLPSASLDKNRRGMYEPCHGSAPDIAGLGVANPLATILSVSMMLRYSLNKPAAADAIELAVSKVLDQGLRTGDIMSAGMKQVGTVEMGDAVVAAL; encoded by the coding sequence GTGACTAAAAAGATTTTAGTGTTGCCCGGCGATGGCATTGGCCCAGAAATAATCGCCGAAGCGCGCAAGGTGTTGGACAAGGTTAACGCACAGTTCGATTTGGGTTTAGAGTTTGAACAAGGGCTAATGGGGGGCTGCTCGATTGACGCATGCGGTGTGCCCCTGTCCGATGAAACGCTGGCGCGCGCTGCCGCGGCCGATGCTATTTTATTGGGCGCTGTGGGTGGCCCTAAATGGGATAAATTGGATCGCGCCATTCGCCCGGAAAAAGGCTTGCTGAAAATGCGTTCGTCGCTGCAGCTGTTTGCTAATTTGCGGCCGGCCATTATGTATCCGCAGCTAGCCGATGCCTCTAGCTTGAAGCCCGAGATTGTCTCTGGCCTCGATATTCTTATTGTGCGCGAGCTAACAGGCGGTATTTATTTTGGCGAGCCGCGCGGCATTCGCACCTTGGAAAACGGCGAGCGCGAAGGCTTTAACACTTATAAGTACTCAGAGAGCGAAATCGAACGCATCGGTCGCAACGCCTTCGAGATGGCCATGAAGCGCAACAAGCGCTTGTGCAGTGTGGATAAGGCTAATGTGCTTGAAGCGACGGTGCTTTGGCGCGAGGTGATGGACCGGCTGGCGCCCGAGTACCCAGAGGTCAGCCTGTCGCATATGTACGTGGACAATGCCGCCATGCAATTGGTAAAAGCGCCAAAACAATTTGATGTGATGGTTACCGGCAATATGTTTGGTGATATTCTCTCCGATGCCGCCGCAATGTTGACCGGTTCCATTGGCATGTTGCCCTCGGCGTCACTGGACAAAAATCGTCGCGGTATGTACGAGCCCTGTCATGGTTCTGCGCCCGATATAGCAGGTTTAGGTGTGGCCAACCCGCTGGCGACCATTCTGTCTGTTTCGATGATGTTGCGTTACTCATTGAATAAACCAGCCGCGGCTGATGCCATTGAACTGGCGGTTTCCAAGGTGTTGGATCAGGGCTTGCGCACGGGCGACATTATGTCGGCGGGCATGAAGCAAGTGGGTACTGTAGAAATGGGCGATGCCGTCGTGGCCGCGCTTTAA
- the asd gene encoding aspartate-semialdehyde dehydrogenase yields the protein MRVGFVGWRGMVGSVLMERMVAENDFALIEPIFFTTSNVGGTGPAIGKDIPTLKDANSIDDLKAMDAIISCQGGDYTNAIFPSLRAAGWDGYWIDAASSLRMKDDAIIVLDPVNLGVIKDGLSKGVKNFIGGNCTVSLMLMALGGLYREGLVDWVSSMTYQAASGAGAQNMRELISQMGSIHASVKPLLDNPASAILDIDRQVAASMRSDAFPTDNFGAPLAGSLLPYIDKQLDSGQSKEEWKGQAETNKILGRSANPLAVDGLCVRIGAMRCHSQALTIKLNRDVPLADIEQILASANDWVKVVPNSREASLKELTPTAVTGTLSVPVGRLRKMNMGPEYLSAFTVGDQLLWGAAEPLRRMLRVLLDK from the coding sequence ATGCGAGTTGGATTTGTAGGTTGGCGTGGCATGGTGGGCTCTGTATTAATGGAGCGAATGGTTGCTGAAAATGATTTCGCGCTTATCGAGCCGATTTTTTTCACAACGTCAAACGTGGGCGGTACTGGCCCGGCCATTGGCAAAGATATTCCAACCTTAAAAGATGCCAACAGCATTGATGATCTCAAGGCGATGGATGCGATTATTTCCTGCCAGGGTGGCGATTACACCAACGCGATCTTTCCATCGCTGCGCGCCGCCGGTTGGGACGGCTATTGGATTGATGCTGCCTCCAGCCTGCGTATGAAAGACGATGCCATTATTGTCTTAGATCCGGTCAATCTCGGCGTGATCAAAGACGGTTTGAGCAAGGGCGTGAAGAACTTTATCGGTGGCAACTGCACGGTCAGCTTGATGTTGATGGCGTTGGGTGGTTTATACCGCGAAGGCCTCGTCGACTGGGTGTCGTCGATGACTTACCAAGCAGCCAGTGGTGCGGGTGCGCAAAATATGCGCGAACTGATCAGCCAAATGGGTAGCATCCACGCCAGCGTTAAGCCGCTGCTGGATAATCCCGCTTCTGCGATTTTAGACATTGATCGCCAAGTTGCCGCCAGCATGCGCTCAGACGCCTTTCCCACCGACAACTTCGGCGCTCCCCTTGCTGGTAGCTTGTTGCCTTACATCGATAAGCAGCTCGATAGTGGTCAGAGCAAGGAAGAGTGGAAGGGCCAGGCCGAGACCAACAAAATTTTGGGTCGCTCGGCGAACCCTTTGGCGGTGGATGGCTTGTGCGTTCGAATTGGCGCTATGCGTTGTCATAGTCAGGCGCTGACCATTAAGCTGAATCGGGATGTGCCCTTGGCCGACATTGAGCAAATCTTGGCCTCGGCGAACGATTGGGTAAAAGTGGTGCCTAACAGCCGCGAGGCGAGCCTGAAAGAGCTGACCCCCACGGCGGTCACGGGAACCTTGTCGGTACCTGTTGGTCGTCTGCGCAAGATGAATATGGGGCCCGAGTATCTGTCGGCATTTACCGTTGGCGACCAACTGTTGTGGGGCGCGGCCGAGCCGCTACGTCGTATGTTGCGGGTTTTGTTAGATAAATAG
- a CDS encoding FimV/HubP family polar landmark protein gives MRLRKLALAVGATAALVSNLGFALGLGEIKLNSALNQPLDAQIKLLQVRDLSEEEIIVRLATREAYERANVDRIFFLTGLKFEVVLDDPNNPHVRVTTKEDVREPYLNFLLETQWPTGRMLREYTVLMDLPTFSEKNQKAVAAPQQQAEPQQVKPRPEVRSATAAPAVRPPAPAVRPAPRTQASDGSYAVQANDTLWDIALMARPDRSYSVQQTMLAIQRLNPDAFINDNINLLKKGKVLRLPAADEISSLSTRQAINEVAYQNNQWSGGAALDASSRSGSVADRQSSREGRVQLSAGESSTDVSSGGGNSRQREILQNELAIAQEELGSARRQNSELVSRVEDLEAQITTMERMLEVTSDELRAMQLTAGQEVGAEEPVVSEPEAQEPEVKEPAAEPVRPANTVVVAPKPEPTLMDMVMDNILYVAIALVALLGGLFFWKRRKDAEAEQEEFDAFAEQDEEPEEEFSFPDDSDFDSAPDIEDEPVEPYEEVETAEAETADVAGEADIYIAYGKYDQAEDMLLKALDQEPGRVDVTLKLLEVYAETQNLEAFDTHYAGLLQNGDRAAKQRAEELRDSIPGAGDFDRTQVAAVGTAAAASTSAFDLDDDADPLLSLAEEGIDETDFDGLEGLDSLESDFGDLAAEQGLVSDEELELNLDDAEVSENVDELDFTLDGLDDDAEADAEESFSLDLDDSGASEDEALELDLDLSDDTEEFALDLGDLDVEPAPASSTADLSSVEPEQPAQEDDDFMLSLDDDLELSLDDAAEAEAEVETESDDFELSLDDELAVEEDEGFDLALDDELSLSPPADAGDLDADEELSVEADDFDSDDNFGDMDLAALDQEMETLSAGLDDEDDLSSLATETAAQDEIEEFDISADLGIEDGADDLPPLASPSVAADAMDSDLDDDDADAELGFLADSDEVATKLDLARAYIDMGDSEGAADILGEVMEEGDAQQKSEAQELLSRIG, from the coding sequence ATGCGTCTTCGTAAGTTGGCTTTAGCAGTTGGGGCAACAGCTGCGTTGGTCTCCAATCTGGGTTTTGCCTTAGGTTTGGGTGAAATCAAGCTCAACTCGGCATTGAACCAACCTCTTGATGCCCAGATTAAGTTACTGCAGGTTCGCGACCTGAGTGAAGAGGAGATTATCGTTCGTCTCGCCACGCGCGAAGCCTATGAGAGGGCCAATGTTGATCGCATCTTCTTCCTCACCGGCTTAAAGTTTGAGGTGGTATTGGATGACCCCAATAACCCCCACGTGCGGGTTACCACTAAGGAAGATGTGCGCGAACCCTATCTGAACTTTTTATTAGAAACGCAGTGGCCCACCGGCCGCATGTTGCGCGAATACACTGTGCTGATGGATTTGCCCACCTTCAGTGAAAAAAATCAAAAAGCCGTTGCCGCGCCTCAGCAGCAAGCCGAACCGCAGCAAGTAAAACCGCGCCCCGAGGTTCGCTCGGCCACAGCAGCGCCCGCTGTTCGGCCCCCGGCACCAGCCGTGCGACCCGCACCGCGTACTCAGGCATCGGATGGATCTTACGCCGTACAGGCCAATGACACTCTCTGGGATATCGCCTTGATGGCGCGCCCCGATCGCAGCTATTCCGTCCAGCAAACCATGCTGGCGATTCAGCGCTTAAACCCAGATGCCTTTATTAACGACAACATTAATCTGCTTAAGAAGGGTAAGGTATTGCGCTTGCCCGCGGCGGATGAAATCTCCTCCTTGAGCACCCGCCAGGCCATTAACGAAGTGGCTTACCAAAACAATCAGTGGTCCGGTGGTGCAGCGTTGGATGCGAGTAGCCGCAGTGGTTCAGTGGCCGATCGTCAAAGCTCGCGCGAAGGTCGCGTTCAGTTGAGCGCAGGCGAGTCCTCTACCGATGTGTCTAGCGGTGGTGGCAATAGCCGTCAGCGCGAAATTTTGCAGAACGAATTAGCGATTGCGCAAGAAGAGCTTGGCTCTGCGCGCCGTCAAAACAGTGAGTTGGTTTCTCGCGTGGAAGATTTGGAAGCACAAATCACCACCATGGAGCGCATGCTAGAGGTTACTAGCGATGAGTTGCGCGCCATGCAGCTTACCGCGGGCCAAGAGGTTGGTGCTGAGGAGCCGGTCGTATCCGAGCCGGAAGCACAAGAACCAGAGGTAAAGGAGCCGGCAGCAGAGCCAGTTCGTCCCGCCAATACTGTGGTTGTTGCCCCTAAGCCAGAACCAACACTGATGGATATGGTGATGGACAACATTTTGTATGTTGCCATAGCCTTGGTCGCACTCTTGGGTGGTTTATTCTTCTGGAAGCGCCGTAAAGACGCCGAAGCGGAGCAGGAAGAGTTTGATGCTTTTGCCGAGCAGGACGAAGAGCCAGAGGAGGAATTTTCCTTCCCAGATGATTCCGATTTCGATTCGGCGCCAGACATCGAAGACGAGCCGGTGGAGCCCTATGAGGAAGTCGAAACTGCCGAGGCTGAAACCGCTGACGTGGCCGGTGAGGCAGATATCTACATCGCCTATGGTAAATACGATCAAGCCGAGGACATGCTGTTAAAGGCGCTGGATCAAGAGCCTGGCCGTGTCGATGTCACCCTTAAGTTGCTCGAAGTTTACGCCGAGACTCAAAACCTTGAAGCTTTCGACACCCACTATGCCGGTTTGCTGCAGAACGGCGATCGCGCCGCGAAGCAAAGAGCCGAAGAGTTGCGCGACTCTATTCCCGGTGCTGGTGATTTTGACCGCACTCAAGTGGCAGCGGTTGGCACCGCGGCTGCCGCGTCTACCTCAGCGTTTGATTTGGATGACGATGCCGACCCACTGTTGAGTCTGGCCGAAGAAGGTATTGATGAGACCGACTTCGATGGTTTAGAAGGTTTGGACAGCCTAGAGAGCGATTTTGGCGATTTGGCTGCTGAGCAGGGTTTGGTTTCTGATGAAGAGTTGGAGCTAAACCTCGATGATGCTGAAGTGTCTGAAAACGTCGATGAGTTAGATTTTACTCTGGATGGCTTGGACGATGATGCTGAGGCCGATGCCGAAGAATCGTTTTCACTCGATCTGGACGACAGCGGTGCCTCTGAAGATGAAGCGCTGGAACTCGATTTAGACTTGTCTGACGACACCGAAGAGTTTGCGTTAGACCTAGGTGACTTGGATGTTGAGCCTGCGCCAGCATCAAGCACTGCTGACCTAAGTTCTGTTGAGCCAGAGCAGCCGGCTCAGGAAGACGATGACTTCATGTTGTCCTTGGATGACGACCTAGAATTGTCTCTCGACGATGCCGCCGAAGCGGAAGCCGAAGTGGAAACCGAGAGCGACGACTTCGAGTTGTCCTTGGATGATGAATTAGCCGTAGAAGAGGATGAGGGTTTCGATTTAGCGCTGGACGACGAATTGAGCCTAAGCCCACCAGCAGATGCAGGTGACTTGGATGCCGACGAAGAGCTGTCTGTTGAGGCGGACGATTTTGACTCCGACGACAATTTCGGCGATATGGATTTGGCGGCCTTGGATCAGGAGATGGAAACCTTATCTGCCGGTCTTGATGACGAAGACGATTTGTCGTCTCTGGCTACTGAAACAGCTGCGCAAGATGAGATTGAAGAGTTTGATATTAGCGCTGACCTAGGCATTGAAGATGGCGCCGATGATTTGCCGCCTTTAGCTAGCCCATCGGTAGCTGCCGATGCGATGGATTCAGATCTAGACGACGATGATGCTGACGCGGAGTTAGGCTTCTTAGCCGATAGCGACGAGGTGGCCACTAAACTGGATCTTGCTCGAGCCTATATTGATATGGGTGACAGCGAAGGTGCTGCCGATATTCTGGGCGAAGTTATGGAAGAGGGCGATGCCCAACAGAAAAGCGAAGCGCAGGAGTTACTTAGCCGCATCGGTTAA
- the truA gene encoding tRNA pseudouridine(38-40) synthase TruA produces the protein MALPDGVRRVALAVEYHGAGFHGFQQQEAGVPTVQASLQLALSQVANEPITIACAGRTDASVHATHQIVHFDTRAQRSVKAWTAGVNANLPSGVSVKWAAEVPAAFHARFSARDRTYRYIIFNSPFRPALMADQLTWCKEPLDIELMQAGAKHLLGEHNFNAFRAAQCQARHPNREIKRIDLARRGNLIVMEISANAFLHHMVRNIAGVLMRVGKGWSEPAWVAEVLASQDRTKAAETAAPYGLYLVHVAYPELFEIPNMPPGPCFLAEKLGDFGR, from the coding sequence ATGGCGTTGCCCGACGGCGTGCGGCGGGTGGCCTTAGCGGTTGAATACCACGGTGCCGGCTTCCACGGTTTTCAGCAGCAAGAAGCGGGAGTGCCGACGGTGCAGGCATCGCTGCAGCTGGCGTTATCGCAGGTGGCTAACGAGCCAATCACCATCGCCTGCGCTGGCCGCACCGATGCCAGCGTGCACGCAACCCATCAAATCGTGCATTTCGATACCCGCGCTCAGCGCTCGGTTAAGGCTTGGACGGCGGGCGTTAACGCCAATTTGCCCAGTGGTGTTTCGGTCAAATGGGCGGCTGAAGTGCCGGCGGCCTTTCACGCGCGCTTTAGTGCCCGCGATAGAACTTACCGCTACATCATCTTTAACTCGCCATTTCGTCCTGCCTTAATGGCCGACCAGCTGACTTGGTGCAAAGAGCCGCTAGATATCGAGTTGATGCAGGCGGGTGCTAAACACCTTCTAGGCGAGCACAATTTCAATGCCTTTCGCGCGGCGCAATGCCAGGCCCGTCACCCAAATCGCGAAATTAAACGCATTGATTTAGCCCGCAGAGGCAATTTAATTGTCATGGAAATTAGCGCCAATGCCTTTTTACATCATATGGTGCGCAATATCGCCGGGGTGCTGATGCGCGTGGGCAAGGGTTGGAGTGAACCCGCTTGGGTGGCTGAGGTTTTAGCCTCACAAGACCGCACCAAAGCCGCAGAAACGGCAGCGCCCTACGGGCTCTATTTAGTGCATGTGGCCTATCCAGAGCTGTTTGAAATTCCAAATATGCCGCCGGGGCCGTGTTTTTTGGCCGAAAAGCTGGGCGATTTCGGCCGTTAG
- a CDS encoding phosphoribosylanthranilate isomerase, whose translation MKQQRTRVKVCGLTSVDNALAVEACGVDAIGLVFYRPSPRWVATDMAAKIARALGPLTHKVGLFVNASAQDVEQVLAQVELSVLQFHGDEPDSFCQQFKRPFFKALRMQNGVDIGALMATYPSAAGFLLDAYKKGVPGGTGESFDWARVPKKCARPLLLAGGLTPLNVGAAIEQTAVYGVDVSGGVESAPGVKGIDLVRALIQQVQRADQSK comes from the coding sequence TTGAAGCAACAGCGTACCCGGGTAAAGGTTTGTGGCCTGACGTCGGTCGATAATGCCCTTGCTGTTGAAGCCTGTGGTGTAGACGCCATAGGCTTGGTGTTTTACCGGCCCAGCCCGCGCTGGGTAGCTACCGATATGGCGGCGAAAATTGCCAGGGCTCTCGGGCCGCTTACCCATAAGGTGGGTTTGTTCGTTAACGCCTCGGCGCAAGACGTCGAGCAGGTGTTGGCACAGGTAGAACTGTCGGTTTTACAGTTTCACGGCGATGAGCCCGATAGCTTTTGTCAGCAGTTTAAGCGTCCGTTTTTTAAAGCCCTACGTATGCAAAATGGGGTGGATATTGGAGCCCTAATGGCGACCTACCCATCGGCCGCCGGGTTTTTGTTAGACGCCTACAAAAAGGGCGTGCCCGGTGGTACTGGCGAGTCCTTTGACTGGGCGCGGGTGCCAAAAAAATGCGCTCGGCCGCTGTTGCTGGCGGGTGGCTTAACGCCATTAAACGTTGGCGCGGCAATCGAGCAGACCGCCGTATACGGCGTGGATGTCAGTGGCGGCGTCGAATCTGCCCCGGGTGTGAAAGGTATTGATCTCGTGCGCGCCCTAATTCAGCAGGTGCAGCGCGCCGATCAGAGCAAATAA